Proteins encoded within one genomic window of Polyodon spathula isolate WHYD16114869_AA chromosome 32, ASM1765450v1, whole genome shotgun sequence:
- the ppie gene encoding peptidyl-prolyl cis-trans isomerase E — protein MASTKRVLYIGGIAEEVDEKVLHAAFIPFGDISDIQIPLDYETEKHRGFAFIEFEMAEDAAAAIDNMNEAELFGRTIRVNIAKPMRIKEGSSRAVWTDDDWLKKFSGKTAEESEGAEPSGESAQPDTQEGEPPAKKGRANPQVYMDIKIGNKPAGRLRFVLRADIVPMTAENFRCLCTHEKGFGFKGSSFHRIIPQFMCQGGDFTNHNGTGGKSIYGKKFDDENFILKHTAPAQLSMANSGPNSNGSQFFITCDKTDWLDGKHVVFGELIEGLEVLRAMEAQGSKDGKTKQKVIISDCGEYV, from the exons ATGGCGTCGACGAAGCGTGTGCTTTATATCG GAGGTATTGCGGAGGAGGTTGATGAGAAGGTGCTCCACGCTGCTTTCATTCCCTTCGGAGACATCTCCGATATCCAGATCCCTCTGGACTACGAGACGG AGAAGCACCGTGGCTTTGCGTTCATCGAGTTTGAGATGGCAGAG GATGCTGCAGCTGCTATCGACAACATG aATGAAGCCGAGCTGTTCGGCAGGACGATCCGTGTGAATATCGCCAAGCCCATGAGGATTAAGGAGGGCTCCTCCCGGGCAG TGTGGACGGATGATGATTGGCTGAAGAAGTTTTCGGGGAAGACTGCAGAGGAGAGCGAGGGGGCGGAGCCGAGCGGGGAGTCCGCCCAGCCCGACACGCAGGAG GGCGAGCCTCCAGCAAAGAAGGGTCGTGCAAACCCACAGGTGTACATGGACATCAAGATCGGGAACAAGCCAGCCGGGCGCCTCCGATTCGTCCTGAGAGCTGACATCGTACCCATGACTGCAG AGAATTTCCGCTGCCTGTGCACCCACGAGAAGGGGTTCGGGTTCAAGGGCAGCAGCTTCCACCGGATCATCCCCCAGTTCATGTGCCAGGGGGGCGACTTCACCAACCACAACGGCACGGGCGGCAAGTCCATCTACGGGAAGAAATTCGACGACGAGAACTTCATACTGAAGCACACCGccccag CTCAGCTGTCGATGGCAAACTCGGGTCCCAACAGCAATGGCTCCCAGTTCTTCATCACATGTGACAAGACAGACTGGCTGGACGGGAAGCACGTGGTGTTCGGAGAGCTGATTGAGGGACTGGAGGTGCTGAGAGCCATGGag GCTCAGGGTTCGAAGGACGGCAAGACCAAGCAGAAGGTGATCATTTCAGACTGCGGGGAGTATGTGTGA
- the bmp8a gene encoding bone morphogenetic protein 8A isoform X2, whose product MALSRATSFHCAGRQESGRSREGARVSLPLSLVLLCALSSLWDTCEGSFLSNSLHSSFINRRLSSREKREMQREILSILGLPGRPRPHLPVRPPSSAPLFMLDLYHAVAPQERDGAGVSWAVQTTMSTQIPPLGDVVSEADTVMSFVNVVEQERDPLHPRPYWKEFRFDLTPIPQGEAVTAAEFRIYKAHSYGHRGNRTLHISVYEIVKEHTNRESDLLLLDLQPVRARDEGWLVFDVTTASNRWLLNPRSNLGLRLYVEADEEHSVEPGSVGLVGRRGPRSKQPFMVTFFRQSQPALRLPRGIRHTRKKPRGRTYDLPHPNKLPGLLDHNHISDGRHACKRHELYVSFNELGWKDWVIAPQGYSAYYCDGECSYPLGSCMNATNHAIMQLVVHMLKPDEVPKACCAPTKLSPISVLFYDDNNNVILKKHRNMVVKACGCH is encoded by the exons ATGGCTCTGAGCAGGGCTACTAGCTTCCACTGCGCCGGCAGACAGGAGAGCGGGAGGAGCCGTGAAGGGGCCCGcgtctccctgcccctctccctcGTGCTCCTGTGTGCGCTCAGCTCCCTGTGGGACACCTGCGAGGGCAGCTTCCTGAGTAACAGCCTGCACTCCAGCTTCATCAACCGTCGCCTGAGCAGCAGAGAGAAGAGGGAGATGCAGCGGGAGATCCTCTCCATCCTGGGGCTCCCCGGCCGCCCCCGCCCCCACCTGCCTGTGCGGCCCCCCTCCTCCGCCCCGCTCTTCATGCTGGACCTGTACCATGCCGTGGCCCCCCAGGAGCGGGACGGGGCGGGGGTGTCCTGGGCAGTGCAGACCACTATGAGCACGCAGATACCCCCCCTCGGGGACGTGGTGAGCGAGGCCGACACGGTCATGAGCTTCGTCAACGTGG tTGAGCAAGAGCGTGACCCCCTGCACCCCCGCCCCTACTGGAAGGAGTTCCGCTTCGACCTGACCCCCATCCCCCAGGGCGAGGCCGTCACTGCCGCGGAGTTCCGCATCTACAAGGCGCACAGCTACGGTCACCGCGGCAACAGGACCCTGCACATCAGCGTCTACGAGATCGTCAAGGAGCATACCAACCG GGAGTCGGACCTGCTCCTGTTGGATCTGCAGCCGGTACGTGCTCGGGACGAAGGGTGGCTGGTGTTTGACGTGACGACGGCCAGTAACCGCTGGCTGCTGAACCCTCGCAGCAACCTCGGACTGCGGCTGTACGTGGAGGCTGACGAGG AGCACAGCGTGGAGCCGGGCTCGGTGGGGCTGGTGGGGAGGAGGGGCCCGCGCTCCAAGCAGCCCTTCATGGTGACGTTCTTCCGACAGAGCCAGCCGGCGCTCCGCCTGCCGCGAGGGATCCGCCACACCCGCAAGAAACCCCGCGGCAGAACATACGACCTGCCGCACCCCAACAAACTGCCGGGGCTCCTCG atcacAATCACATCAGTGATGGGAGGCACGCTTGCAAGAGACACGAGCTGTACGTCAGCTTCAATGAGCTGGGATGGaag GACTGGGTAATCGCACCCCAGGGGTACTCTGCGTATTACTGTGACGGGGAATGCTCCTACCCACTCGGATCTTGCATGAACGCCACCAACCACGCCATCATGCAGCTCGTG GTCCACATGCTGAAGCCAGACGAGGTTCCGAAGGCGTGCTGCGCCCCGACCAAGCTGAGCCCGATCTCGGTGCTGTTCTATGATGACAACAACAACGTGATCCTGAAGAAGCACCGAAACATGGTGGTGAAGGCGTGCGGCTGCCACTGA
- the bmp8a gene encoding bone morphogenetic protein 8A isoform X1 → MALSRATSFHCAGRQESGRSREGARVSLPLSLVLLCALSSLWDTCEGSFLSNSLHSSFINRRLSSREKREMQREILSILGLPGRPRPHLPVRPPSSAPLFMLDLYHAVAPQERDGAGVSWAVQTTMSTQIPPLGDVVSEADTVMSFVNVVEQERDPLHPRPYWKEFRFDLTPIPQGEAVTAAEFRIYKAHSYGHRGNRTLHISVYEIVKEHTNRYGRGGSRGPTNRESDLLLLDLQPVRARDEGWLVFDVTTASNRWLLNPRSNLGLRLYVEADEEHSVEPGSVGLVGRRGPRSKQPFMVTFFRQSQPALRLPRGIRHTRKKPRGRTYDLPHPNKLPGLLDHNHISDGRHACKRHELYVSFNELGWKDWVIAPQGYSAYYCDGECSYPLGSCMNATNHAIMQLVVHMLKPDEVPKACCAPTKLSPISVLFYDDNNNVILKKHRNMVVKACGCH, encoded by the exons ATGGCTCTGAGCAGGGCTACTAGCTTCCACTGCGCCGGCAGACAGGAGAGCGGGAGGAGCCGTGAAGGGGCCCGcgtctccctgcccctctccctcGTGCTCCTGTGTGCGCTCAGCTCCCTGTGGGACACCTGCGAGGGCAGCTTCCTGAGTAACAGCCTGCACTCCAGCTTCATCAACCGTCGCCTGAGCAGCAGAGAGAAGAGGGAGATGCAGCGGGAGATCCTCTCCATCCTGGGGCTCCCCGGCCGCCCCCGCCCCCACCTGCCTGTGCGGCCCCCCTCCTCCGCCCCGCTCTTCATGCTGGACCTGTACCATGCCGTGGCCCCCCAGGAGCGGGACGGGGCGGGGGTGTCCTGGGCAGTGCAGACCACTATGAGCACGCAGATACCCCCCCTCGGGGACGTGGTGAGCGAGGCCGACACGGTCATGAGCTTCGTCAACGTGG tTGAGCAAGAGCGTGACCCCCTGCACCCCCGCCCCTACTGGAAGGAGTTCCGCTTCGACCTGACCCCCATCCCCCAGGGCGAGGCCGTCACTGCCGCGGAGTTCCGCATCTACAAGGCGCACAGCTACGGTCACCGCGGCAACAGGACCCTGCACATCAGCGTCTACGAGATCGTCAAGGAGCATACCAACCGGTACGGGAGAGGGGGCAGCAGGGGTCCTACCAACAG GGAGTCGGACCTGCTCCTGTTGGATCTGCAGCCGGTACGTGCTCGGGACGAAGGGTGGCTGGTGTTTGACGTGACGACGGCCAGTAACCGCTGGCTGCTGAACCCTCGCAGCAACCTCGGACTGCGGCTGTACGTGGAGGCTGACGAGG AGCACAGCGTGGAGCCGGGCTCGGTGGGGCTGGTGGGGAGGAGGGGCCCGCGCTCCAAGCAGCCCTTCATGGTGACGTTCTTCCGACAGAGCCAGCCGGCGCTCCGCCTGCCGCGAGGGATCCGCCACACCCGCAAGAAACCCCGCGGCAGAACATACGACCTGCCGCACCCCAACAAACTGCCGGGGCTCCTCG atcacAATCACATCAGTGATGGGAGGCACGCTTGCAAGAGACACGAGCTGTACGTCAGCTTCAATGAGCTGGGATGGaag GACTGGGTAATCGCACCCCAGGGGTACTCTGCGTATTACTGTGACGGGGAATGCTCCTACCCACTCGGATCTTGCATGAACGCCACCAACCACGCCATCATGCAGCTCGTG GTCCACATGCTGAAGCCAGACGAGGTTCCGAAGGCGTGCTGCGCCCCGACCAAGCTGAGCCCGATCTCGGTGCTGTTCTATGATGACAACAACAACGTGATCCTGAAGAAGCACCGAAACATGGTGGTGAAGGCGTGCGGCTGCCACTGA
- the zgc:91944 gene encoding homeobox-containing protein 1: MRKTAAAPSLPASQAFQLHLNPPDAGMQCCVEEPRYTIEQIALLQRLRLSGMSKPQILHALDSLERLDQEQSHALPRQPTQCCGNHGNMPATPPASSSSSLLTPASLAPSLSPSPSNEASPPPQGQSFSYDLEEWDVEERVEEYMRRDSSVVKEEIKVFLNNRRISQAIVGQVTGISQSYISQWLLQQGLEMSDPKKRAFYRWYLLERSSPGATLSLRPLCDPVKEEPEWRASPGGGVSGGGALRLRRGSRFTWRKECLSVMESFFQENQYPEESKREEIAGACNAVIQKPAGSRLSEFEKVTALKVYNWFANRRKEMKRRANIEAAILESHGIDVHSPSCQSNSDDIEGAEFHDRADLTSGNAPQQEPLSLAEQAVTLHSPVLRLANQKAGELKREAVEEE; the protein is encoded by the exons ATgagaaaaacagcagcagctccgAGCCTACCCGCTTCTCAAGCCTTCCAGTTACACCTCAACCCCCCAG atgCTGGTATGCAGTGCTGCGTGGAAGAGCCTCGCTACACCATCGAGCAGATCGCCCTGTTGCAGCGACTGCGTCTCTCCGGCATGTCCAAACCCCAGATCCTGCACGCGCTCGACTCCCTGGAGCGACTGGACCAGGAGCAGAGCCACGCGCTTCCACGGCAACCGACCCAGTGCTGCGGGAACCACGGCAACATGCCGGCCACGCCCCCCGcctcttcatcctcctcccttctcacCCCCGCCAGCCtcgccccctccctctccccgTCGCCTAGCAACGAGGCCTCCCCGCCCCCCCAGGGTCAGTCATTCAGCTACGACCTGGAGGAGTGGGATGTAGAGGAGCGAGTGGAGGAGTACATGAG gagAGACAGCAGTGTGGTGAAGGAGGAAATCAAAGTCTTTTTAAATAACCGGAGGATTTCTCAAGCCATCGTGGGGCAGGTCACAG GGATCAGTCAGAGCTACATCTCACAGTGGCTGCTGCAGCAGGGGCTGGAGATGAGCGACCCCAAAAAGAGAGCCTTCTACCGCTGGTACCTGCTGGAGCGCAGCAGCCCAG GGGCCACGCTGTCTCTGCGGCCCCTGTGTGACCCTGTGAAGGAGGAGCCGGAGTGGCGCGCGAGCCCGGGAGGGGGCGTGTCCGGGGGTGGGGCTTTGAGGCTGCGTCGTGGGAGCCGTTTCACCTGGAGGAAGGAGTGCCTGTCCGTCATGGAGAG CTTCTTCCAGGAGAACCAGTATCCCGAAGAGTCCAAGAGAGAGGAGATCGCTGGAGCCTGCAACGCCGTTATTCAGAAACCAGCCG GCTCCCGGCTGTCAGAATTCGAGAAGGTCACAGCTCTGAAGGTCTACAACTGGTTTGCAAACCGGAGGAAAGAGATGAAGAGGAGGGCCAATATAG AAGCTGCTATCCTGGAGAGCCATGGAATAGACGTGCACAGCCCGAGCTGCCAATCAAACAGTGATGACATCGAGGGGGCGGAGTTCCACGACAGA gctGATCTCACCTCGGGGAACGCCCCCCAGCAGGAGCCCCTCTCTTTGGCCGAGCAGGCAGTGACTCTGCACAGCCCGGTCCTGCGGCTGGCCAATCAGAAGGCTGGAGAGCTGAAGAGGGAGGCGGTGGAGGAGGAGTGA